A single Candidatus Deferrimicrobiaceae bacterium DNA region contains:
- the accD gene encoding acetyl-CoA carboxylase, carboxyltransferase subunit beta, translating into MGFLFGKKKVQNEETTEKQRPGIRFPEGIWIKCQACLEIIYKPEVERNLNVCPKCNYHFRVPVMERIKSVADPGTFSEFGDDFESVDMLGFSDSKKYSDRLKDARKKTGRKDAAVIGTATVGSVPVVLAVMDFEFLGGSMGSVVGEKIAVAAEKALELACPLIIFSASGGARMQEGTLSLMQMAKSSAALARLGDAGHPFISVLTDPTTGGVAASFSMLGDIIIAEPGALIGFAGPRVIEQTIKQKLPEGFQRAEFLLEHGMVDMIVERTRLNGVLAQILKTLTAHAG; encoded by the coding sequence ATGGGATTCCTGTTCGGGAAGAAGAAAGTTCAGAACGAAGAGACCACCGAAAAGCAGCGTCCCGGAATCCGGTTTCCCGAGGGAATCTGGATCAAGTGCCAGGCCTGCCTTGAAATCATCTATAAGCCAGAAGTCGAGCGCAACCTGAACGTCTGTCCCAAGTGCAATTACCATTTCCGCGTTCCCGTGATGGAGCGGATCAAGTCGGTGGCGGACCCCGGCACGTTTTCCGAGTTCGGGGACGATTTCGAGTCGGTCGACATGCTCGGGTTTTCAGACAGCAAGAAATACTCCGACCGGCTGAAAGACGCTCGCAAAAAGACCGGTCGCAAGGACGCCGCGGTTATCGGCACGGCTACCGTGGGCAGCGTCCCCGTGGTGCTGGCGGTCATGGATTTTGAATTCCTGGGCGGATCGATGGGGTCGGTGGTCGGCGAGAAGATCGCGGTGGCGGCCGAGAAGGCGCTCGAGCTCGCATGCCCCCTGATCATCTTCAGCGCATCCGGCGGCGCGCGCATGCAGGAAGGCACCCTGTCTCTCATGCAGATGGCCAAGTCCAGCGCCGCCTTGGCGCGTCTGGGTGACGCAGGACATCCCTTCATCAGCGTATTGACCGATCCCACGACCGGTGGCGTGGCCGCCAGCTTTTCCATGCTGGGCGACATCATTATCGCGGAGCCAGGCGCCCTGATCGGCTTCGCCGGGCCCCGGGTGATCGAGCAGACCATCAAGCAGAAGCTCCCCGAAGGATTCCAGCGGGCCGAGTTCCTGCTCGAGCACGGCATGGTCGACATGATCGTCGAACGGACGCGGCTCAACGGCGTCCTTGCCCAAATTCTCAAGACTCTGACGGCGCACGCCGGATAA
- a CDS encoding folylpolyglutamate synthase/dihydrofolate synthase family protein has product MTRHRRPPAPVERIVPGLERIRAALAEAGNPERTFQAIHVAGTNGKGSTSVVAASILGQLPGARVGLYTSPHLLSPTERIRIDGHPIPGRELDRLIRRAGALSVETGPGTGEPLSWFEQMTYAAFCWFGKKKVPLAVLETGLGGRWDATTACRPVVTVVTTIGIDHVAWLGHTIKAIAAEKAGIFKPGVPVVLGRIGRAARAVLSARAQDTGSPVWELGRDFGHEPAGHRKIRIRLPGLSIPPIWLKLAGAFQYDNAAVGCAAAWWYAVIAGISPDRFSTAAVKGLSEVSWPGRLSPLPGKGNRGTWVDGAHNPDGARMLANEIVSGEAFAGKRPVVALWSMLSDKDIAGFIRQMSPAVDHWVAYPLQHDRAAPLTTLTGACRRVRASFESAVDFGEAWQLARARAGSEGVVIVCGSLVAVADAYSERVGHL; this is encoded by the coding sequence ATGACCCGGCACCGGAGACCTCCGGCGCCCGTCGAACGGATTGTCCCGGGACTCGAACGGATTCGCGCCGCGCTGGCCGAGGCGGGAAATCCCGAACGGACGTTCCAGGCCATTCACGTGGCGGGTACCAACGGCAAGGGCTCCACATCCGTCGTGGCCGCTTCCATCCTCGGGCAGCTGCCCGGAGCCAGAGTCGGCCTCTATACATCGCCGCACCTTTTATCTCCTACGGAGCGTATCCGGATCGACGGCCACCCGATTCCCGGCCGTGAGCTTGATCGCCTGATTCGACGTGCGGGCGCGCTATCCGTCGAAACGGGTCCGGGGACAGGGGAGCCGCTTTCCTGGTTCGAACAGATGACCTACGCCGCATTCTGCTGGTTCGGAAAGAAAAAGGTCCCCCTGGCCGTCCTCGAGACGGGGCTGGGCGGCCGGTGGGATGCGACAACGGCGTGCCGGCCCGTCGTCACGGTCGTCACGACGATCGGGATCGACCACGTGGCCTGGCTGGGGCATACGATCAAGGCGATCGCCGCCGAAAAAGCGGGCATCTTCAAGCCGGGAGTCCCGGTCGTTCTGGGGCGGATCGGAAGAGCGGCCCGCGCGGTCCTTTCGGCCAGGGCGCAAGATACCGGCTCTCCCGTTTGGGAGCTTGGTCGCGATTTCGGCCACGAGCCCGCCGGGCATCGAAAGATTCGCATCCGTCTTCCCGGCCTGTCGATTCCTCCAATATGGCTCAAGCTCGCCGGCGCGTTCCAGTACGACAACGCCGCCGTCGGATGTGCGGCCGCATGGTGGTACGCCGTGATCGCCGGAATCTCCCCGGACCGGTTTTCGACAGCCGCAGTCAAGGGGCTATCCGAGGTCTCATGGCCAGGCCGCCTATCGCCGTTGCCCGGAAAAGGCAACCGCGGGACATGGGTCGACGGCGCGCACAACCCCGATGGCGCACGGATGCTCGCCAACGAAATCGTTTCGGGCGAGGCATTTGCCGGAAAGCGGCCGGTCGTCGCCCTTTGGAGCATGCTGTCCGACAAGGATATCGCCGGGTTCATCCGGCAGATGTCTCCTGCAGTCGACCACTGGGTCGCCTACCCGCTTCAGCATGACCGCGCTGCGCCACTGACGACGCTCACGGGCGCATGCAGGAGGGTGAGGGCTTCCTTCGAATCGGCTGTCGATTTCGGCGAGGCATGGCAACTCGCCCGGGCGCGGGCAGGGTCGGAAGGCGTCGTGATCGTATGCGGCTCGCTGGTCGCCGTCGCCGATGCTTATAGCGAAAGGGTCGGACACCTCTGA